Proteins co-encoded in one Vidua chalybeata isolate OUT-0048 chromosome 18, bVidCha1 merged haplotype, whole genome shotgun sequence genomic window:
- the LOC128797071 gene encoding coiled-coil domain-containing protein 157-like: MAHLLGHRGCMESLRADLRDLQAAIADVCSRAGAVRFPSWKFPDKVSCELDVPLLLQRYRHRDSEPEFSQHAHVVLLELLIDR, encoded by the coding sequence ATGGCGCACCTCCTGGGCCACCGCGGCTGCATGGAGAGCCTGCGGGCCGACCTGCGGGACCTGCAGGCCGCCATCGCCGACGTGTGCTCCCGGGCCGGCGCCGTGCGCTTCCCCTCCTGGAAGTTCCCCGACAAGGTGTCCTGCGAGCTGGAcgtgccgctgctgctgcagcgCTACAGGCACAGAGACAGCGAGCCCGAGTTCAGCCAGCACGCACAcgtggtgctgctggagctgctcataGACAGGTGA